The following are encoded together in the Actinoplanes sp. N902-109 genome:
- a CDS encoding helix-turn-helix transcriptional regulator, which produces MRTVLVCVRTPLAAQTVASTAARLGMTGVVRTAVSETEAMIRLAERPAEVVLADTAVTRPDSVGFTRRVLARAPQAQVVLFGAEDPRVAAATVAAGARGVIRGVEHDLVSVVAKALLLLLLPVRPQGMPINGTNAQPAAVGQAGRNNNSAAARGLHRDGLALAGTPNAAGIPAMLPNSPMVPAQRGDGSDIDPATGRPLWPGNDPRAGEAAPTGRRLTLTERELQVLRGMADGKSNAEIGRELFVSEDTVKTHARRLFRKLGARDRAHAVAAGFRAGLVA; this is translated from the coding sequence GTGCGTACCGTCCTCGTGTGCGTCCGTACCCCACTGGCGGCCCAGACCGTCGCGTCCACCGCGGCCCGGCTCGGCATGACCGGTGTCGTGCGGACCGCGGTGAGCGAGACCGAGGCCATGATCCGTCTGGCCGAGCGGCCGGCTGAGGTCGTTCTGGCCGACACCGCCGTGACCCGTCCCGACAGCGTCGGCTTCACCCGGCGCGTCCTCGCGCGCGCCCCGCAGGCACAAGTCGTCCTGTTCGGCGCCGAAGACCCCCGGGTCGCCGCGGCCACGGTCGCCGCCGGTGCCCGCGGAGTCATCCGCGGCGTCGAACACGACCTGGTCAGCGTCGTCGCCAAGGCCCTGCTGCTCCTCCTGCTGCCGGTACGCCCGCAGGGCATGCCGATCAACGGGACCAACGCCCAGCCGGCCGCGGTCGGCCAGGCCGGCCGGAACAACAACTCGGCCGCGGCCCGTGGCCTGCACCGGGACGGCCTGGCCCTGGCCGGCACCCCGAACGCCGCGGGCATCCCGGCCATGCTGCCCAACTCCCCGATGGTCCCCGCCCAGCGCGGCGACGGATCCGACATCGACCCGGCGACCGGGCGTCCGCTGTGGCCGGGCAACGACCCGAGGGCCGGCGAAGCGGCCCCGACCGGGCGCCGCCTCACGCTGACCGAGCGCGAACTGCAGGTGCTGCGCGGGATGGCCGACGGCAAGAGCAACGCCGAGATCGGGCGCGAGCTGTTCGTGTCCGAGGACACGGTGAAAACACATGCTCGGAGGTTGTTCCGGAAGTTGGGGGCTCGGGACCGGGCTCACGCTGTTGCTGCCGGTTTCAGGGCTGGGCTGGTTGCTTGA
- a CDS encoding DUF5319 domain-containing protein has product MQEEPIDPFNGDPADPAAGLDDLSEDAEQDPLTEAERQDVLEDLSDLEIYQALLSPTGIRGLVIECEDCHEPHYFDWDLLRGNLRHLLSSGRPRVHEPAYDPDPDHYVTWEYARGYADGVHDTLTEGTDDEKG; this is encoded by the coding sequence GTGCAGGAAGAGCCGATCGACCCGTTCAACGGCGACCCCGCCGACCCGGCCGCGGGACTCGACGACCTCTCGGAGGACGCCGAGCAGGACCCGCTGACCGAGGCCGAGCGCCAGGACGTCCTCGAGGACCTCTCCGACCTGGAGATATACCAGGCGTTGCTGAGTCCTACGGGCATCCGCGGCCTGGTGATCGAGTGCGAGGACTGCCACGAGCCGCACTACTTCGACTGGGATCTGTTGCGCGGAAACCTGCGCCATCTCCTGTCGTCCGGCCGGCCCCGGGTGCACGAGCCGGCCTACGACCCGGACCCGGACCACTACGTCACGTGGGAGTACGCGCGTGGGTACGCGGACGGGGTGCACGACACCCTTACCGAGGGCACGGACGACGAAAAGGGTTAG